GCGACGTTCGGCGCCCGGCTCGGCCCATGGCCACGAATTCGTGGCCATGGCCATGAAACATGGCTACGAGGGGGATTGCGCGCAAGATCATCGAGGGTAGGAAGTGCCGGGCCCGGGCTCTCGGCTCTCGCACAGGAGCTGGCTGCCGAGCGTGTGCTTCGGCGTGAGTAGGATTGGGGGGCGAGGCGACTCTGGCGCGTGGTTTGGTAGGGCGGCGCAAGCTCAGTGGTCCAGGATCGCCGCGGCCTGTCGGCGGAGGTCCGGAACCTTGCTGGTGACGGCGTCCCGGACCAGTTCGTAGTCGACACCGAAGTACGCGTGGATCAGCGGGTCCCGCATACCCGCCATGGCACGCCAATCGACTTCGGGATGCGCCAAACGGAACTCCTCTGGCAGCTTTTTCGCCGCCTCGCCGATCACCTCGAGACTCCGCACGAATGCGCGCTTGAGCGTTTCGTCGGATTGAAACTGCTCCGCCGACAGGCCGCGGCTGGATTCGATCAGGTAATCGGCCTCCACCAGTATGTGCCGGAGGTAATCACGCGGCTCGAAGGACATCGGCGGCGTCGGCGAGGATACGTGGGCCGATGAATGGAGACAGCGCTTCGGTCGTCACCAGCTCGACCCGCCGTCCCAGCAGCCTCTCCAGCAGCTCTGCCAGGGCGATAAAGCGGTCATAGCTCTTCAGTTCCGGGTCGAACTCGACCAGCAGGTCGACATCGCTGTCCGGTCGTGCGTCGCCCCGCAGTACGGAGCCGAACAGCGCCAGCTGGCGCACGCCCAGCGCCCGGATCTCGGCTTCAGCGGCCCGCAGGCAGGCGAACGCCTGGTCCCGAGTCAATGGCCTTGGCATCATGGGTTCAATCTAAGAGCACACTACCTCAGGGGCCAATAGGTCGCGATGTGGTGGGCTCGGGTCGGGCGGCGTGGGCCAACGCGGCGGGGCCTGCGAACGGAGTAGTGCGCGACCATCATGCCAGCCCGTCGATCCGGGCCAGCTCGAAGAGCCCCGCAGCCAGCTCCTCGATCTTCTCGCGCAGCGCGAGCCGGTCGATCACTCGACCGGGATGCCGGACGCGCCGTAGAACGCGCCGGCGAGCTGGCCGTACACCGCGCCCGTGGTGTCCGCGTTATCGCCGGGGTTGACTGCGGCGAGGCAGCCCGAGCGGAAGTCGCTGGTGCGGTGGAACGCCCAGGGCGCGGCCTCGAGCGACTTCACGACGTATCCCGTCCCCTGGATCTCCGGCGGCTCGCGCGTCTTGAACGAGCCGTGTGCGATCTCGTCGATGGCCGACGCAAGCAGGTGCGCGTCGCAGTAGCCGGGCACGGGGGAGTATCGCTCGCCGAGGAGCTCCTCATTGCTCGCGCCGCGGAGCGCGCCGACGATCAGGGCGCCGAGGTAGCGGCACGCGTCCACCGCCTCCGTGGCGCGGTGGGTGGTGAGCGAGCTCTGCCCCGAGAAGCGGATCGCGTCGAGGGGGCGCGCGGCGAACGCCACGGGCACCGGCGCCAGCCGCATGATCGAGCCGTTGTCCGCGGTGTACGGGTCCGTGGAGCCGAACTCGAAGGTGGTCAGCGCGCCGGAGCGTCTGGCATCCTCATAGCGCGCGAGCGCCTTGGCCGTCGTGATGCCGATGTCCAAGCAGTGGCCGGTGCTGGAAAGGTAGCCCTGTCGCCACCAGCGCCAGTAGCGCTCGAGCTGGTCGAACGGGTCGAAGTCCCTTTGACGAGGCTCTCGGCCAGGGGGAATGCTTCCTATGCCCCTCCCCCCGGAACCTGGTCCACGCGGACTGACGTTTTGAGCTATCTTGGGGGCGGACCTGAATCCCCGGGGCCGGGGAGGAGAGACGCCCGTGAGGAAGAGTCGATTCAGCGAGGAGCAGATCGCCATGGCGCTGCGCCAGGCGGAGGCGGGAACGCCGGTGGCCGAGATCTGCAGGAAGCTGGAGGTGACGGAGACCACCTTTTATC
The nucleotide sequence above comes from bacterium. Encoded proteins:
- a CDS encoding ADP-ribosylglycohydrolase, coding for MAICSSLNRLFLTGVSPPRPRGFRSAPKIAQNVSPRGPGSGGRGIGSIPPGREPRQRDFDPFDQLERYWRWWRQGYLSSTGHCLDIGITTAKALARYEDARRSGALTTFEFGSTDPYTADNGSIMRLAPVPVAFAARPLDAIRFSGQSSLTTHRATEAVDACRYLGALIVGALRGASNEELLGERYSPVPGYCDAHLLASAIDEIAHGSFKTREPPEIQGTGYVVKSLEAAPWAFHRTSDFRSGCLAAVNPGDNADTTGAVYGQLAGAFYGASGIPVE
- a CDS encoding nucleotidyltransferase, encoding MMPRPLTRDQAFACLRAAEAEIRALGVRQLALFGSVLRGDARPDSDVDLLVEFDPELKSYDRFIALAELLERLLGRRVELVTTEALSPFIGPRILADAADVLRAA
- a CDS encoding IS3 family transposase yields the protein MRKSRFSEEQIAMALRQAEAGTPVAEICRKLEVTETTFY